One window of Futiania mangrovi genomic DNA carries:
- a CDS encoding FxsA family protein gives MARLALIAFIAVPLIEIALFIQVGGLIGLWPTLAIIVLTAVIGVALLRQQGLSTLTRAQARMDRGEMPVREMLEGILLAIAGALLLTPGFFTDAIGFALLVPAVRQAIGNRIARHVVVSGPQPAPPHRPKTGSGGTIEGDYEVVGEGTPPGPATPREDSPWRGT, from the coding sequence ATGGCAAGGCTAGCGCTTATCGCCTTCATCGCCGTTCCCCTGATAGAGATCGCCCTGTTCATCCAGGTAGGCGGACTGATCGGCTTGTGGCCAACGCTGGCAATCATCGTGCTGACCGCCGTGATCGGTGTCGCCCTGCTGCGCCAGCAGGGGCTCAGTACCCTGACCCGCGCCCAGGCACGCATGGACCGGGGCGAGATGCCGGTGCGCGAAATGCTCGAGGGCATCCTCCTCGCCATCGCCGGGGCCCTGCTTCTGACACCGGGGTTCTTCACCGACGCGATCGGCTTTGCGTTGCTCGTCCCTGCCGTGCGCCAGGCCATAGGTAACCGGATCGCCCGGCACGTGGTCGTGAGCGGTCCGCAACCGGCGCCGCCCCATCGTCCAAAGACCGGTTCCGGCGGCACCATCGAGGGCGACTACGAGGTGGTCGGAGAGGGTACCCCGCCAGGACCCGCAACACCACGAGAGGACAGTCCCTGGCGCGGCACGTGA
- a CDS encoding Tim44/TimA family putative adaptor protein: protein MSGGFNILDIIILAVIAGFIFLRLRSVLGRRTGEERPPYDPYSGPSDQGDDNVVSLPQRDKAPQPEENEIDRFVQKGGEAGMQIARLQLADRTFIPGRFLDGAKAAYEMIVEAFAAGDKDTLRMLLTDDVFESFAAVIDDRAARGVSATSSIVDLRDATITGASVEGRMAEVTVRFTANMISFVENADGEIVEGSRTQIREVVDAWTFTRDIRASDPNWRLCATGEPDAD from the coding sequence ATGAGCGGCGGGTTCAACATTCTGGACATCATCATCCTCGCGGTCATCGCGGGGTTCATCTTTCTGCGCCTGCGCAGCGTTCTCGGCCGCCGCACGGGCGAGGAACGGCCGCCGTACGATCCCTACTCCGGCCCATCGGATCAGGGTGACGACAATGTCGTTTCGTTGCCGCAGCGGGACAAAGCCCCGCAGCCGGAGGAGAACGAGATCGACCGCTTCGTGCAGAAGGGTGGCGAGGCAGGGATGCAGATCGCGCGCCTCCAGCTTGCGGACCGCACTTTCATCCCCGGACGCTTCCTCGACGGTGCGAAAGCAGCCTACGAGATGATCGTGGAGGCCTTCGCGGCAGGCGACAAGGATACGCTGCGCATGCTGCTGACCGACGACGTGTTCGAGAGTTTCGCGGCCGTGATCGACGACCGGGCAGCGCGCGGGGTGTCGGCGACATCGTCGATCGTCGACCTGCGCGATGCGACGATCACGGGTGCCTCTGTGGAAGGCCGCATGGCCGAGGTCACGGTCCGCTTCACTGCCAACATGATTTCCTTCGTCGAGAATGCCGACGGCGAGATCGTCGAAGGCTCCCGGACGCAGATCCGCGAAGTGGTGGACGCCTGGACCTTCACCCGCGATATCCGTGCCTCGGATCCGAACTGGAGACTCTGCGCGACCGGAGAGCCGGATGCGGACTGA